ACAAACTAATAACAACCCCGGTTTGGTCTCCTTGGACGTAAACGCTCTCTCCGCCACCATATCGACGGCCATCTCGGAAGCGGTGAAAACAGCATTATCTAAGGACAGTCTCACCGAGATCTTGAGACAAAACACGTTTGCGGACAGCACGTCGATTGAAACCACATTAGCAGGCCAGTCTCAAGCCGACCTGTCTTCAGATAGCGTCACTTCAGCTGTGAGCAGCCATGTCAGTAGCCTCACCGGTGCAGGTACAAGAAATGATTCTCTGCTTCTGGGTCCCGACAATGTGCAACCTAAACAAATCTTTACTAGCGTGTCAGTAAATCTTAGTTCCCGGGTGGGTtccaaaattaaagctaaaatcTGGGCTAACGAATATGTGGAATTTGGGGCCTTATTAGCCTCCACCCCTCAAATCGATAAGTATGCGTTATCGATGACCCCCTCCTCTGGGCTATCAAAGCAGCCGCGGCTGACCCTTGAGCCGTATCACGCCACAAAAAAGGTTTCCAACATACAACAGTGGGTTTCGGCGTTTAACATTTTTGTCTCGGTCTATACTGAGCGATACCAGAGTGAAACCCCGCAGTTGATGAAGTATTGCGAGGTAGTCCGTGACATTGCTTTGTCGAACGGGGATTGGCTCTGGTATGACGAACAATTTCGTTATCTGAGGCAATCTGCACCCGATAAATATCCATGGGATCAAATACATTGGGAACTTTGGTTGAGGGCCTCAGCTAATTTTCGGAAATCACAGTCGATCCCCAACAAGCCCAAAACCTCGACACGCCAACGTTTTCGTTCGAATTTTTTCCCACGAGGCACGTGTTGGACATTTCACGCCGGAAAACACTGCCAAGGGTGTCAGTTCGAACACGTTTGCTATAAATGTGGAGCGAAGCACCCAGCAATTCAATGCTCAATACAAAGCCCTCAACAGCGGTATAGTGGAGTTAAACCAAAAGGAAACTCTACTCAAGTATCAGGCCCTTCACAGCCCGCCAGTAACCCCCGTAAGGGTGGACAGGCTTGAATGCCTCTTACACTGTTatgagcaaaacaaaaagcattttcttgtcgatGGTTTCCGTTGTGGCTTTCGTGTTAATTTTGTTGGTGATCGGCTTCCCTTTCAATCTCCTAATCTCAAAAGTGTCCTCGCCCAACCGGAAATTGCTAGAATGAAATTGTGCAAGGAATGCGACGCAGGCCGAATTGTGGGTCCTTTTAAAATCCCCCTTTTACGAACTTTCGTACGTCTCCCTTGGGCGTTGTACCCAAGAAAGACCCGTCTGAATTTCGTTTGATTCATAATTTATCCTATCCCAAAGGAAATTCGGTTAATGATGCTATTCCTGACTATTGTTCCTCTGTCAAATACGCATCCGTTAGTGATGCGATCACAGCCATTAAAGCCATCGGGGAAGGTTGTTTTTTGGCTAAAACCGACATCAAGTCGGCTTTTCGTATTATACCAATTCATCCTGCCGACTATTCCTTGCTAGGTATGAAGTTCGATAACTTGTATTACTTTGACCGGTGCCTCCCCATGGGTCTTTCTTCTTCATGCAacatttttgaagcttttagtACCGCATTGGAGTGGTTGTCTATTTATCACCTGGGTGCCTCATCTGTTTTGCACATATTAgacgattttttgtttattgctaAAACCAAAGACCGGTGCGAGGCCGACTTGGgcaagtttatttctttatgcCATCATCTAGGAGTACCTCTTGCTCCGGAAAAAACCGTAGGCCCTGACACAGTATTGCAATTTGCAGGCATTACCCTTGATTCGGTGAGAAGAGAAGCGCGTCTACCTGATGAAAAGCTTCAAAAATGCCGCATGCTCTTGCACAATTTTTATAAACGTCGCACAGTGAAGCTAAAAGAACTTCAATCTTTAATAGGCTTACTAAACTTCACTTGTCAAGTTATTGTCCCGGGCCgtgcttttcttcgtcgcctGATCGATCTTACCAAGGGCGTCCGACAGCCACACCACCATATTCGTTTATGTAAAGGCTCGAAACAGGATCTCCTTTTGTGGATGCGGTTTTTAGACGAGTTCAACGGTAAATCATTTTTCCTCGAAGATACATGGGAAACGTCGCATACCCTTGAGCTTTATACCGATGCAGCGGGCTCAATAGGCTTCGGGGCTGTTATTGGTAAGCACTGGTTCGGCGGCGAATGGCCGGTTACGTGGAAATCTTATAACATTGCAGTTTTAGAGTTATTTCCTATTGTCCTCGCGATACACATTTGGGGACATTTAATGGCTGATAAGTGTGTAATATTCTTTACTGATAACGCTGCCGTTGTTGACATTATCAATAAGCAGACGTCCAAACATCGGAGTATTATGGTGTTGATCAGGGATTTAGTGCTAAGTTGCCTCAGACACAATGTATTATTTCACGCAAAACACATTCCCGGGTTTTACAATACTCGCGCCGATTACATTTCACGTTGTCAGGTAGCAAAGTTCAAGGAACTCTCACCGGATGTAGACCAGAATCCAACTACAGTGCCCGACAACCTACTGCCCAAGAGTTGGTCTCTAACTTGAGTGGCTTGTTGAGCTCAGCATTAACTAAAGGATCCCAGAGATCGTATCAACGCGCGTGGGCCGTCTTTCGTCAATTTTATGCTCAATTTTACGGGTCCCCTAACCCCACGTTGCCATTATCTCCTGTCTGTCTTCCCctttatatttcatatctttctTTCCGAAAATTGGCTTATTCTACGATAACTTTACATCTTTCTGCCATTTCTTACGCTCACACACTCGGAGGATTTTGTGATCCAACCAAATCGTTTTTGatacaaaaattattgacagcCTTAAGTCGTCAACGACATTCAGATATTCGTTTGCCCATCACAAGACCAGTGTTGCATGAGCTCGTCCGGTCCCTCGAATACACTAACTCTTCGGCTTTTCAACGTACTCTATTTTCGGCCATGTTTCTTACTGCTTTTTATGGACTTTTCCGAATTGGCGAACTTTCGACCAAGAGCACCCGTTTTGCGTGTTCAGTTGTCCAATACCGAGATCTGCAAATTTTATTGCGTGATGGCGACCCATGCACGGCTAAGATCACTATCACTGATTATAAACATAATCCTGATCACCGGCCATTTGATATCCTAATTACTCGGGATGATTCTGTCATCTTTTGCCCCGTTAAAAGCCTTCTTAAGTACTGCGAGGTGCGAGGTACTCGACCTGGCCCTCTTTTTTGTAATTCGGATCAGACACCTATTACTGTCTATCAATTTAATACCGAGCTTCAGCGTTGTCTCCAATATTGCGGTTTAGACCTTAGTCGATACAAAAACCACAGTTTTCGCATCGGGGGCGCGTGTCACGCTGCCGACAAGGGTTTTTCTGATGCGCAAATTAGGGCTCTTGGCCGATGGAAATCCGACGCCTTTAAGGTTTACCTTAGATCTGAAAGTATCAATGCCAATTGACTTAAGTTTGAAAGTCCTTCTCCTGTATTTCGTACGTCCTGACAGCTCCGGAGGTCAGACAAGGGCTGCTATTTTGCTGTCCTTTCCCGTGTGGCCACTAAAGTAGGACAGTCAGGGGCTGCTACTTTGCGGCCCACTTTTTAACTTTGCCGTATATAACCAGTTCTCCAAGTACATCGAAACCTATAAAGGACTTGCTATAATATTGCTTTTCTCATTTGTAATCTTTCATAACTGGAGGTTTACTGAAGTCGGTCAGACAGGAGCTGCGACTTCACTTTCCTCCGTTCATCCTTATGTCACCCTTTAAATCTCGATGTTTACTTTGTCCAAGCCTTCGGCTGACGGTGCCATCGGTCAGGCGGGGGCTGCGGCTTTACTAACTCCCTTAGGTCCTTAAGTACTTAActtttttggtttcttaattCGTTGCACGTGCTCTTAGATTTTTTATTGAAGCCGGTCAGGCAAGGGCTGCGGTTTCACGCTTGCCTGTTAAGACTACACAGGCCTGTCGCTAGCAATTTCTATATATTATTAGCCACAGCATAATTCTCATAATTCTCGTGTTATCCGACTTCTTTCGCCACGCTAACTCTGCTTGTGCTTGGTGGGGCTGCCACAATCGGTGGCATGTGGCGTCTTTTtcgccccacctttgctgaacaaTGGTAATCCTGTAAACCACAATTAAGTGTCCTGGATCAAATTAAACACGCCACATGTGTGGCCAAATTCATCCAATTAATGTGTTTAGCTTTATTGCGCattcttcagcaaactagtgcgactTCAAGCAGAGTTAGCGTTTCGTAGAGTCATGCCTCGATATAAAACCAAACATTCTGTGCACGCATAATGTTATTTATGTCGAGCCATGACGGTCAAGCATTAATCCGTAAGCCTGGTAtgtgtcaagtatcaccacTGGAAATAAAGGGGGGCGTTCCCTAGaggataaaagatatttctcTGGAGCAATTCGCCCTTCTTCCCTTGGCCCTCGTACCGTTGGTATCTCgcgaagaaaacattttcccgcTCCCCCCATCCCCAGTCACCAGACATCGGATTAATTGCGTACATTTAGTAACGTGGGCGCGTCTTTTtcgccccacctttgctgaacaaTGGTAATCCTGTAAACCACAATTAAGTGTCCTGGATCAAATTAAACACGCCACATGTGTGGCCAAATTCATCCAATTAATGTGTTTAGCTTTATTGCGCattcttca
This portion of the Montipora capricornis isolate CH-2021 chromosome 11, ASM3666992v2, whole genome shotgun sequence genome encodes:
- the LOC138024255 gene encoding uncharacterized protein, with amino-acid sequence MPPRKRPAQPSRIGRQTRSKRVRTSELTATVPPLPEQTNNNPGLVSLDVNALSATISTAISEAVKTALSKDSLTEILRQNTFADSTSIETTLAGQSQADLSSDSVTSAVSSHVSSLTGAGTRNDSLLLGPDNVQPKQIFTSVSVNLSSRVGSKIKAKIWANEYVEFGALLASTPQIDKYALSMTPSSGLSKQPRLTLEPYHATKKVSNIQQWVSAFNIFVSVYTERYQSETPQLMKYCEVVRDIALSNGDWLWYDEQFRYLRQSAPDKYPWDQIHWELWLRASANFRKSQSIPNKPKTSTRQRFRSNFFPRGTCWTFHAGKHCQGCQFEHVCYKCGAKHPAIQCSIQSPQQRYSGVKPKGNSTQVSGPSQPASNPRKGGQA